CCTTACAAGATTACCTAGTTAGTCACTAGACTAGCCATCTGTAACAGGACTTGTGCCAAGAAGTTATGTTCAGATCTAGTTCACTAAAAGAGAACATGGAGCACATTATTTTTGGGCCACTCAGCATCACGGGGGTGGCCTGAACTTGCCCGGCTGCTTCAGGGACAGGGAATCTGACAGAACCGTTTCTTGAATTTGACAAATTCCCAGAAATGACCTGGAGTGACTGTGCCAAATCACATTGTCCCAcgatgatttttttcccttttccccACAAGCTGACAGACACAAGGAGGGAATAGTCATTCACATCATTTTATGAATCTTTAGTACAagacaaggtttttttttttttaaaaaaacttcaGAACATGGGAAAAAATGGAAATGTTTCATGGGAGCACTTATACCTCCGATTTAGACAAAAGTCAAAGGCgttatttttatacattagaAATCTGAAGAAAAATAGTTATGTACAGCACCAATACACACTAATATTGAAAAGTAAAATTCCAAAAAGCCCAGCACTTTGGGGCCGACACAGGTGCCGTTTttgaataaacaaatattcaaagaaaaacacagaattACACTCAAGGGATCAATCATGGAGAAGTTAATCCTCAGTATTACAAAGACTAAGGAGAATTCATACAAAAATCCACAATACAATGAGGAAAACAATACAGATGAAGATTCTTCACTTTTCTGTGTCTGGTCCTttgtgacagtttgtccacctGCCACGGTAAATTACTTAGTAACATTAATACATTATCCATAGGCTcatcaaaattaacactgaacaTACCACACTGTTGTCTGATTTTGAAAGAATTCTgaaaatctgtattttttttttaagctatgATCTGAAGGTGTGCTTTTTAAAGCCTAACCCTCAGAGCTGGATCCGGGACTGAATTCATAACACTTATATCGAGACATAATCCTCTTACAACACCAGCAACGCGATAATCCTCCTCCCCCCAAAGAAATTCATTTCCAGTCATCGGCCATGTCCTTGAACATACCTTTCTCCCATAAAGAGGATTTAATTAATATAAGCTACTGCTCAGTGTCGGAATGGACCACCCTGGCCCCAGATCACGACCTTTGGGAGCTGTGACATCTGACATCGTACAGTACGGGGTAAGACAGTAAGACAGATGCAGTCCCTCTCCTGCAGTGGGTCATGATCCGTGTTGTGCAAAACTGTAAAAGTGCATCCAAAGTCACATCTAATACTCACCTCCAAGAAAAACAATATCACTGAATCAGAATGaatttcgtgtgtgtgtgtgtgtggggggggtgatctaggcaaaaaaaataaaaaattcaatgGTCTGTGAGTGAAACTCCCCACAGTGTTTCTTTGGATGCAGTCGTTGCGGTTTTGGTTTGTCGCCACAAAACTGGTTTGCCCACTAATGCCGTCGTCACACCCCTCCGGACTACTGGAACACCTCCGATAACCGCGCGTGTGAAGTATCCGTGTGCGAGATACAAAACGCAAGTTGTATAGAACTACAAAACGTTGACATTCTGGATATCAAAGACACGACTCGTTGAGTTAGAAAAGGAGAAACGTTCCTTATCTGACCTCAGCAAGCAACAGGGTTAGATAAACCTATGCCGTGCCTGAGGTACAGGAACTACAAAGTGTGGACCCTGGATTCAGGACCCGTATGGAAGGAGGTCTCTGTCGCTTTAAAATCCCTTAAATATCACGGGCAGCTAGCAAAACCAGTGGTAGAAACGTGCGGAATGTGAACGCCCAGCTTTTTCCGGTACAAAGAGTTAAAACACTTATCAAAAGTTATGGTGGTTTAGGACATATTCTATACAGAGATAGTGGGCTGGGAGACTCGAGAGTGCCCCCATCTGGTTAGAAAAACACTGCGGCATGTAAACACGAGGCTGCTGGCTCAGAGCTCCCTGCTGACGTCGGGGGCGGGGCTCCGGTACAGGTACTTCCAGATGGCGTAGTAGTGCACTGCCGCGGCGAGCGCCACAAATATGTGCCAGATGGCATGGGCGAAGGGGATGACTCCGTCACTCTTGAAGAACACCACCCCCAGGCAGTAGATGAAGCCCCCCCAGGCCAGCTCCTGAAGCCCGTCCGTGTTATTCTACAGAGAGGGAGCAGCAAAGGGAGAATGCTCAGTGCCTGCCGGCAACTATACACCCTGTGCTCGttactgccccctggtggcacaTGTAAACAAGTTGCTGGAGATGCAGTGAGGATGCAGCCCAGAGTTCATGCACActggaccccccccaccccaccccaccccacccccacaataAAGTCACAAGACACCCTATACCACCAGAAGAAATTAAAGCTTTACAGGAGGTCTGAGATGATCAAGATGAGCAATCAAGCATACACCGGGTCATGCAGCAAGGAAGTCGGAGGCGATCTAAGGGTACTTTGCATTATCGTCCTTCAACGGTAGACGGGGACAAACGTTGGTCAGCATGGGAGAGCGGCATGAGTGAGTGGAGCATGGGCACAGTTACCAGGACTACAGTTCATCAACAGATGGTCAAGATCGAATGGACATGGCCCTCAGTTCCCTAAGCCGAGCCACAGTTTTAACACTGACGTGTCCTGCCGCCTCACTGGCCATCTGCAGACCTGGGACCCATCGGGGACTAAATCCCAGAGAAGAATTTCTGCTTAACCTCTGCATATTGCCCATGTACCATATAAAAGTTTAGACTTTGGATAATTCAAGGGACTTGATGTCAAAATGTGACCCAGTCAAAGCAGGACAGTGATGCAGAAAGAAGGTCGAATAACTGGGACAGTATGGATCTTAAGAACCAGAAGAGCTGGAGTGTTTGGGATTGTGAGTGAGCCGCAGCTCGGCGAGGGGGACGGGACACTGCGCTAAGGGCACGATGGCTCCAGTCCAGGAAGTCAGCTGGACTTCCATATACCCTCAGCTGCTCGGCTGAAGAGCCGTTTTGGATGACAGGTTGCCAGGCAACTCAGACTCACAAACACAACAGTTGGGGACTAGAGTCCCCtatgccccccaccctccccctgaGATCAATGAGGGGCGGGGATGGGGGTCGGTAATCTAtggggagggggaaaaaaaaatatataataaaaatgcatacagtacCATTGACGTCACAACCAATGCAGGGGAAAAACCCATTGTTAGATAGAAGGCCAGCTCAACAACTTTATACCTACAAAGAACAACACACTTTCAATACTCATTCTCAAATTCTCAAAAACACAACAGTGATACAAATAATTCCAGAGTGTGTACATGCATAGCAAACAGTCGTGACAGTCCAATCCTAGCTACAGGAAACGCACATAGGTCACTTCCTACACATAAGGGGCTCATTCTATATAATCCCTGGGGTACCGGAGGCATTGTGTGTCTGTTGCGTAAAAATACTGTTAGTACTTAGTCCTAATACGACCACTATAAAACACGCCGAAACCAGATCCGGTTTGGGGTTTGTGTAAACACGCCGAAACCAGATCCGGTTTGGGGTTTGTGTAAACACGCCAAAACCAGATCCGGTTTGGGGTTTCTTACTGGTtgcagaatgctcctcactcacGTTCCAGAGGAAACCAGAGCGTTATGTCAGGCAGAAGACAGACAGATTTGCTCCTCGCGCCTCAAACCAAATGGGCGCCCCGGGATGCATCTCCGAATTGGGGGACACACATCTTCAATCTCGCACTGCGTCTACGCACGTGCCAGTTTTCATGTGTGCCGGGACACGCCCCTGGCACAGCGCCGGATGGAAAATACTCAATGACTTGCGCTCCGGTCATAACTGACAGACCCTTTAAAGGATCAGGTCGATATTCGTCAATTGCGTGGGACTACAGCGTCAGAGGGTTTGTACAGTATCAGCGTCGAGCTCGACAATCTGTTCATGTCGACGTCTCCTGTTAAAACCCAAAGTTTACAGAGCTGCTGTGGTATCTATTCTGGAGCTATAAATGAACTGTTTGGTTGATTTGTGATATGGAGTGGAAGTGATAAATTTATCGTTAGTGATGCCTGCAGTCATGCAGTAATGCCTCCCTGTTTGTCTTCCTGTAAGTCGTGGCACTgacatgggaaaaaaaatggaagcaTTTTGCATACTTACTTCTCGTGGTAGTTGAACACATAGACAGTTCCTCCCACTGCCATGAGCCACACAAACCAGCGCATGTGAGAGGCCAAAGGGCCCAGCTCTCTGAGGTTCAGcctggccacacacacacacacacacacacacacgtaaaaATGTGTCAGGTGTTCTACAGGTGCCTGTCAGGTCTGTATTCGATGAACGACGTGACTTACCATGGCGTGTAGGAGGCAGCGATGAAGAAGTAGATGACCACCCTGTCACAGATATGAAAACAGTGCTCCATCGACCTGCAAGAGCAGCACAGCATGTTCTGGGCTCGCGGCTGGAAGAGGGTGGCTTACAAAAGGCGGATCTGAAGAAGCACAACGCGCTAACGAACTGCCCTGGAGTCAGGAATAAATTACACGCAGGTTACCGCAGGGAGTGTACTCGGGAGTAAGGTCTACTGGAGTGTGCATCAGGGTTATTGTCGTTAGCTAAACGAAAAACGTGTTCGTAAGCAAAATAAGATCTGAAAACAACACTACAACTAAACAAAAACTATTAAcctcagaaacaaatataaacaaaacGCAGAATACTTTCAGTTTCCGTTTTTAATACTATTTaggtagtttaaaaaaaaaaaaaaaaaaaaaaaaaaaactggtctCTTACAATGTTACTCATAAACCATTAACAATACCCATTTTCCCCATTTTAAGGACATCAGTACATAATATACACTGCGTATATAGGATTCTCACATACATAAAATAGCTCTACATTGTCTGTCCCTAGAAATGAAAAGGACTAAAACCTAAAATGAAACTCAATTATAttaatttcaaatgaaaattgaaggaaaaaaaaccaaaactaacagacatgtttttacatttatttaataagcACTAAGTTTTTGTCTAAAGGAAAGTTTTGGGGTCCGATTATAGGGTCAGCTGCAGTAGCTGTGGTTAAGGGCACAGCAGCGATATAATCACCAGCTGACCCACACGGCCTTATTGCCAACGGGCATCAGAAAATGCGTGAAAAGCATCGCAGGACCAGCCGTAGGTCCAGCGGCAGCAGAGGTCCCGCGGAAACCCAGAGCAGGAGCAGCTGTACCCTCACCTCATGTGGCTCTTCTTCCAGGAGACTATGTGGAAGACGGTAGAGACCAGGAAGAGAGCACACAGACCCATCCCATAAACCCAAGCCGTCATCCTCTCCCAGCGGTCGTCGGACAGCCGGTGCAGCAGTGCCAAGCCCACGAAGGCCGGCACGATGAGCAGCTGTGGTAGAGAGCAACAGGAGACGGCCTTGGTTAGTAACTGCAGGTCATTTATGACCATGGTTCCGCTTTCTCTAAACAAGCCTTTCAGTGACTGAAGGCTGATCAGCTGAATAATTTTAAGAAACAATgttatagagcaggggtggggaagctgatccatggagggccggtgtgggtgcgggtttttgggatggcctctccgTCATTtatcaataataaaacagtggttctcaaagcCAAACCTGGAGACCCACTgtcattggctgattgagaggtcatcctaAAAACCCGCACCAGCCCTCCAAGGATCAGGTTCCCCGCCCCTGTTATAGAGATAAGCACAGAGACACCTAGGTGGCGCCAGCGAGACGAATCGTTTAATAATTTGTGGGCTTTTGAGCATGAGGAGGCCGCCAGCCAACTCACCGCGTGAGTGTAGCAGTTGGCCGCATGCTCATAGCAAGTGGGCTGGTAGCGGCAGTTGGCCGCGGCCCGGCCGTTCATGAACCTGAAACACAAGCGGATCGGAACAAGGGTCAGGGAGGGTCAAATGGGTCAGCACCCATCACCAAGAGGCCCACAGGAGCCCCCcattccccacacacacacgccgttAGCCATCATAAACATGTGACAGACCTAACTGAAGTCTGGGATGTGCAGGAATCAAACTTACTACTGGGGTGGATGGTTAAGATACTGGATTTGTGATCAGAAACCTACAGATTCAGGATTGAAACCGCTGTTGGACCAGTGGTTAATGTGCAGGGATTGTGTCATCCAGGTGTAATGGAACATAAAGCTTCGCTCTAAAGATCCCATCCTTTTATTGCACTACAGACAATGAGCAAAGGGCAGTATTCAAGAGGACTGTTAAATTACCAGTAAATACTGTAGTTATACAATTTACACCCACACAGCATAGTACACCATAACCAGCCTTTTGCTTAGGCTCACAGCTTTATTCAATCCAGCTGTCTTAACTTTAAATAACGTATCGCATTAAGATGTTATTTTACATGGgcgactttttaaaaattaaagtaGCCACCTTATTTTACAATAGCGACACTGATCCGGTCCCCTAAGTGACTTTCTGTGATAGGAGACAGTAACATGATCTTCTCACTTGATCTGCATATTTGAACCTGGTTCAGTGTATAATATCGTGATATGTTTCTACGCAACTGTTTAAATCTGATCAAAGCAAAATTTAAAGAGTGAATAAAATATTGATGGCACATAAATTAGGCCAGCTGAGAAATAGCTGGACGCACCAGCCAGAGGTTTATAAATTTCAACCAGGAAACCAAACCAACTTTGCCCACACAAGGCCGTTTGCGCATTAGGACGCTGGATGCGGGTCCAATCCAGTTTAACCACTTTTTGAGCCAGTTTATACACGACGATTTAGTTTTAGACGAAATTAAACTGGATTGGCGTCGTGTGGTAGGTTTGTAAATGGAAGACAAAACGATCGTGTCAGAAGTATGAAATACATTTAGTGTTGGGAAATTCAATACCGCCACTTGGCAGTGGCACAGGAATACAGTAAAGTGATCGCACGACTTATCTTAGATTACAGAAGGGTGCTTTGCAACAGTTATTCAAACATTTAGACACGGTTGTTTATACAACCTGTAATCTCGCCACTCATAATGGCATAAGATCAAGAAACAAGCAAATTAAAAATCTTAATATTCTCGGTCATACTGACAATATGGGTTCCACGACAGTGAAATAAAATAACTAAAGGtgctaaataaaatgattgATTTGGCCAACACCGAATCAGTATCAGAAAACAACTTAAAACGCTAAATGGAGCGATAACAAGGCTAATTTATAAAATCGAAAGTACACGTGGCCTGGTGCCAATTGCATTTAATAATCGTGAAGACGGTATATAAACGGACATATAAACGGATTTGCATTAATAGACACAAAAACGGCGGACAAACTTCAAAGCTTTcccataataataatgcttTGAATAGTCTAACTTACCTCTGGAAACTGTTTACTCGCTTCATGTTGGCAGAATGGTTGCAAATTTGAAAGGTAGGTTTCGTATTCAAAATGGTAAGAAAATGAAGTAACACTTTACAAATAAGGCCTATCGCAACCAGCAGCCAATCCTCGGCTTAAAACCTTCTTTCATTCCGCTTCCAATTAAATTAACTAGCTAAAGTTCATTTTTCAGTCTTGTTCGTAAAACCATTCTGTCTCGAATGGTAGAGGCAGATCAGACGGCCGTCCTGACGAGGCAGAGGTGTGTAAGGAAACCCGACCCAAGCCCCGCTTCCATACCCGCTCAGTTCCCACTTCGCTATAGCCGCATTTTTTTCACGCATTGTGGCCAGTTTTTTTGAAAGACGAAGACGTCAGCCAATAGCAGAGCGTGGAATGCCGTACGTCACGGCAAAAAGCCAATAATAGCCGGCGAGTATCTGACTCATCGTACTCAGAAATGCCGATGTGACGTCAGGCGCCCGGGCCGGACTTCTGCATGCCGTGTTGATTACGTGCCAAATTGGACTGTTAATTTTGCTAGGTTCCAATGAAAGGTTTGCTAGGTTTCGTAAAGGCGACCGACCAACAAAGCGGGTGGAGGGATTTGATCAGGCATGCATGTGTGATTTGCTGGAAGGCACCTGCAGCATCAATGAGaccatttttttattaaaagctggattataattatttacagTAAGATAGTGACCCTGCAAGTTGGATGAATTGACCACTGACTTTGTGAAACTGGCTATGTTATGTATTGCATACAATCTGTTTGCATGACTTTCCGTATTGTAAAGGACAGGcagaacaataaaaacaaaagaattaGCAGAAAAGTTCAAAAGCCCTATTTTACAGCTCAAATACCAGAAGGTTCTGTCCACAGCTATGCTTTGCTAGGTTTTCTGAAGACCAGCACATGTTCCCCAATAAACCACATGACCATTTATTAGTAAGATTAAGAAACTCTTGAGCTTCCCCCTGTCATTGTTTCCTGGTTCTTTCTGTGGGACTTTTCTCAGAAGGTCTTTCCCCTTTTCGTCATACGTTGACACTTGAGCAGCTTCCTCCTGAAGGCTTCATCGCTTTCTCTGCACACTTTCCTCATTCCCGCTAGCAACTGATACTGTGCATTTGTTGCTATGGCTCAGCACCCATCTACACCCATACTGTTTGCTCTGGACAGATTCCCACCATTCCTGCCCTGCAAACGCTTCCCGGTTCCCGAATTTAAAAGCTTCAGGCTGTTGCAAAGAATGTGGAGTCTGCTATCCAGCTATTGACAACTGATGCCTGTCAGTCCTGCTTCTCTTCCCTGCTACCAGTCACCTAATCTTGGTCCAAAGTCCTGTCTGCCTGCAGCATTCTCCTCGCATCCTCCTGCATGACAAGCTAAGGTGGGTCTTCCTATCGAAGTCTCCAAGGGGCCAGAGCTGTAACCGCTctgctgtttgcatgtgtgaGAAACAAACTCCCAGCCCAGTCCAGCCTCTCAAGTTCTGTTTTTGCTCAGCTGTGTGTCAGGGTGGAACCCTCTAGCCTCTTATCAAGGCCGCCCCAGAACACCTTCGCTTCCGCTTGTATGCATCCTGAACCATCTGTCCTTATGTACAAGGTCATACCGCAGCTATGTGATAAAATCCAGGCTGATGTGCCCAAACAATCAGAATGTAGGAAGGAGCTGTCCAATCAGAATATACGTTTTACGTAATGCCATTGTCAGTATCTGCTCAGTTGTCGGTGCTGTGACTAAAATAAACATGCAGCTGTTGGTGCAGGGATGAGGTATTAGACTGAAGGGGAGCCTGGGATGAGGACCTCAGCAACCCCAACCCTCTatgccagataaatggctggGAGGTAAATGGATAGGGGGCCGTCTTGGCTCAATGTCTGAGAGCGGCTTCTTTTTCTCACATCAAAATGCTTTTgaaattcctgcagcttctgTCAAGCACAACTCTCGCTGCGTGATCATGATCAAGGCATCTTGCACCACTTGCACTTTCCCCAGTTATACAGCCGGATATTTTCGGAAGAAACAATCCAGGACGTGAACCTAAAGAGGGGCAGAGGCAGGTTCTGTCCTAGAAGTTGATGCAAAACTGGTTAAATATAAGCTACAATGCCCTCTGCTGGACTGAGTCAGGGCACAGGCTGAGGTGGTTGGTTAGAGAGCGTACAGCAacgtgtcgggggggggggcagatgggaTAAAGCAGATGTATGGGGACTAATCGCGTCACAGGGACGGCGTGACGCTGGTCACGGCCTGCTGCATGGCAGGGCAACAGTGACACGAAGTCTGACCGGTAACTGCACATGCTTGCATGCATAGGACTGAAGGACAAAGCTAGAGTGGGTtatgagtaaaaataaaaaaaaatgcaagattATCCACCTAAAAAAAATGCCTGGGCAGAATTGCTGATTAGCTCTGTGAACTTGGTCACCGTATGCTGGGGGGCGATTTACACGGAGCACTGGGCAAACCTTTGTCCTTCTAACAGAGGCATCATGCTGCTGTAACGCAGTGAAGCAGCACTTCATCACTACAGATTCTTACAGATTTGCAGTATTAGTGTGAGGCAATTAGTTCTGCGAAAATCACGGTTCTTCCTTGTGTGGTAGCTAATGCTGTGTCGAATGCTCTTTAGTAGGCCCTCAGCCTGAATACGAGAGCCATGCTTCACTAGTAAAGCAGAAGGGGCTCAGGCAGCCATGTTTATGAGATTTCAGACTAAACGCTGCCTGCTGTCTCTATAGGTATGGAGGGAATTAGTACTTGCTCTTGTGGGAATGGCGTCATTTACTGGAAGTGGCACTACAACATTCCTAGCCTGAAATCAACAGATATTCCCCAGGATGAACCAGTATATTGATGCACTATTCTGTGTGAAGTACGGATTATATGTGTGGAAATAAGATGTGAGCTGccatgtttttttatgttggCTTGAGGCTGATTTTAATTCTAAATTATCTCTTGTATTTCTGTATGTCtctatatttgtttttttgctgtAAGTAATAATCAGGGCTCAttaattttacatatttcttGTTATCGATCAGTTAGACTTAAGCGATTGAACTGAATAAATCATTAAATATATTTGTTGATCAAACAAAGTGAATGTATTTTCTTGACACAAATGTGTGCGACAGGtttttcagaaattttataGTGATTCTTTGAATGACACATTGTGTTGTGATTCGACTCAAGTGGCTCAAGCTCTAAATACCTCAGTAAAATGAGATCTAAGGTTTCGTCGGAATCAAAAACCAACAAACGCAGGGATGCCTTTGCGTGCAGCTTAACATTGTGCTCATTGAGATGCCGATGACAGATGCGGCTGAATCATGTGGCAGGTATTTATTCTGAGCATCAAATGCTCTGCTGTTTGACCTTAATTTACTGGCTTCCTACGGGAATCAGGTTGCATTGCTTTCAGCTCACTAGTTTACTCAACGTTCTTTTCCCTATTAATGACGGGTCAAATTTCATCATCTGGCCAAAGTTCAGCTATATTTGCCACGTAACGTCTGATGCGCTCCCGGCTTGTGTTTTGACATCTGTTGTCATGCCTGATGCTTGGGAGACTCTCTGTTCTCTGTCTCTCCTGCTGGGCTGAAAAATCAGGGTCAATCCCTCTATGGTACATCCATCAAATTGGGTCAGAATGTATACAAGGGGCCCCACAAGCCAGATCCATGCAAATTAGTCTGCTAAATTTTTTAAAGGTAATTTCCTTGCTGTGAGGTAATTCCAGGAACGTGTTTCCTGCTGTTTGTTATGACATTAAGTCAGTGTCAGGCGGATTTTTGATTTCAAGTGGCGCCACAAACAAAGCCCCTGTTTATAGCATACAGTTATGTAAAGGAAGCTTAATTTCTCACTAATGGACGACATGGAAAATCGCATCGCTCATTCAACAAACGAGTACTGATACAACAAAATAACAGCACGTGCAGTTCATCCCAAGTTGACTCAACAAATAAACAACATAGCTAAGGCGACCGAAACATTAGAGCAGCTGAGCGGAATATATGATAATTAATCATTTCTTGCTTGGCTTTAATTTACAGAGGGAGGCAGAATATTTGGATTTTTTCTGCTGTGATTGGATAAAATTTCTGGCTTCCCCTGAAACTACCAGCAGGAAAACAAATCTGACCTACGGGAAATTTTCCACGCACACGTGGGCCGTCAGTGACTTACTTTCCCAGCCTGGTCTTCCGCAGGTCCGTCGGGAACATCGTGAGAGCGCCAGGCGATACTCGCCCAGCAGCCAACAGAGAAGTAAATGATTTTATGAAAAACTGCAGGGTCAAAGTTCAAGCCGGCTGTGGGAGGGTCGCTCAGACCAGCGTGCTCCTCTTCTCCTGTAGGCCGGCGGCGGCCGTGGGGGTGAGGGTCGAGTGAGCGGAGGCTGGGGATCCCTGCGTGACCACCAGAGGGAGGGGTGACTGCGGGGCGGAGGCCGCCGGCTCGGGGGCGTATTCCTTGGTGGGGTCCTTGCCGCGGCAGTCGTACAGAATGCAGGAGATGAGGAAGACTACCAGCAGGATGACGTAGCTGGCGATGAGGATGATGAGGTTCAGCGTTACCGGGTCGATCTCCAGGTAGAACTCCGTTATACCCATGGTTGTCCCGCCCTCATGTGCCACACCCGACCCCGGGTGCCTCGCATGGGGTACAGACTGCAGCCCTCTGCAACAGATCAGACGGACGACTGGCTTTGGGGCTGAAATACTTTAATCCATGGCactcctcctgctcccccccccccccccctaccagcAGCCAATGGTCTGAGGCCCATGTTAATAACTTAAGCCACTGTTTTAATTTTGCAAACAGCTGGGGGGGGCATTTGCTGCGCAGCCTGATTCAACATCTCACACGTTTTCACCCAATGATCTATATCTCTTGATCAGGATTTTTGGAACGTCTATGAGCACAGTTCCACAGCacatattcaacattttataccaggggtgaccaatcttatccggaAAGGGCTGTTGgatatgcaggttttcactgcaactccctaattagaggactgataggctgaagagtcctcacacctgggtttgagcagCTGATCTACTGGTTATCcggaaaacccgcatacacaccggccctgtgcagataagattggccacccctgctttatacTGGTAACAGTGCTTTGCAGGCCCATCTTTGATACTGTAAGAGGCTGGGACTGTCATTACGGTATCAGCGAGTGAGGAACGTCCACCTTCACAAA
This genomic window from Paramormyrops kingsleyae isolate MSU_618 chromosome 22, PKINGS_0.4, whole genome shotgun sequence contains:
- the smim36 gene encoding small integral membrane protein 36 isoform X3, which gives rise to MGITEFYLEIDPVTLNLIILIASYVILLVVFLISCILYDCRGKDPTKEYAPEPAASAPQSPLPLVVTQGSPASAHSTLTPTAAAGLQEKRSTLV
- the mmd gene encoding monocyte to macrophage differentiation factor isoform X2 — its product is MKRVNSFQRFMNGRAAANCRYQPTCYEHAANCYTHALLIVPAFVGLALLHRLSDDRWERMTAWVYGMGLCALFLVSTVFHIVSWKKSHMRSMEHCFHICDRVVIYFFIAASYTPWLNLRELGPLASHMRWFVWLMAVGGTVYVFNYHEKYKVVELAFYLTMGFSPALVVTSMNNTDGLQELAWGGFIYCLGVVFFKSDGVIPFAHAIWHIFVALAAAVHYYAIWKYLYRSPAPDVSREL
- the smim36 gene encoding small integral membrane protein 36 isoform X2, whose translation is MHSLSVCARGLQSVPHARHPGSGVAHEGGTTMGITEFYLEIDPVTLNLIILIASYVILLVVFLISCILYDCRGKDPTKEYAPEPAASAPQSPLPLVVTQGSPASAHSTLTPTAAAGLQEKRSTLV
- the mmd gene encoding monocyte to macrophage differentiation factor isoform X3 yields the protein MFPTDLRKTRLGKFMNGRAAANCRYQPTCYEHAANCYTHALLIVPAFVGLALLHRLSDDRWERMTAWVYGMGLCALFLVSTVFHIVSWKKSHMRSMEHCFHICDRVVIYFFIAASYTPWYKVVELAFYLTMGFSPALVVTSMNNTDGLQELAWGGFIYCLGVVFFKSDGVIPFAHAIWHIFVALAAAVHYYAIWKYLYRSPAPDVSREL
- the smim36 gene encoding small integral membrane protein 36 isoform X1 yields the protein MPQPRGIMDIPGVPEVPGAGALMTKFQLVSCTLYQGLQSVPHARHPGSGVAHEGGTTMGITEFYLEIDPVTLNLIILIASYVILLVVFLISCILYDCRGKDPTKEYAPEPAASAPQSPLPLVVTQGSPASAHSTLTPTAAAGLQEKRSTLV
- the mmd gene encoding monocyte to macrophage differentiation factor isoform X1, encoding MFPTDLRKTRLGKFMNGRAAANCRYQPTCYEHAANCYTHALLIVPAFVGLALLHRLSDDRWERMTAWVYGMGLCALFLVSTVFHIVSWKKSHMRSMEHCFHICDRVVIYFFIAASYTPWLNLRELGPLASHMRWFVWLMAVGGTVYVFNYHEKYKVVELAFYLTMGFSPALVVTSMNNTDGLQELAWGGFIYCLGVVFFKSDGVIPFAHAIWHIFVALAAAVHYYAIWKYLYRSPAPDVSREL